A single Xylanimonas cellulosilytica DSM 15894 DNA region contains:
- a CDS encoding DUF805 domain-containing protein, with amino-acid sequence MTLPTAVASVLRQYATFSGRARRSELWWYVLANVILGGILNAVFLPGALRAIDPVTGALGPGYAANMIVPSLVSLALLLPTLAVYVRRLHDIDKSGVWLFFWLVPLVGPIMVIVWLATAGTVGANQFGADPKAVPAAPAYAKV; translated from the coding sequence ATGACCCTGCCCACCGCAGTCGCGTCCGTCCTGCGCCAGTACGCCACGTTCTCGGGGCGCGCGCGCCGCTCGGAGCTCTGGTGGTACGTGCTCGCCAACGTCATCCTCGGCGGCATCCTGAACGCCGTCTTCCTGCCGGGTGCGCTCCGTGCGATCGACCCGGTGACCGGGGCGCTCGGCCCCGGCTACGCGGCGAACATGATCGTCCCGTCGCTGGTCTCGCTCGCGCTGCTCCTGCCGACGCTCGCGGTGTACGTGCGCCGTCTGCACGACATCGACAAGTCGGGCGTCTGGCTCTTCTTCTGGCTGGTCCCGCTGGTCGGCCCGATCATGGTGATCGTCTGGCTCGCCACCGCCGGCACCGTGGGCGCCAACCAGTTCGGCGCCGACCCGAAGGCCGTCCCCGCGGCCCCGGCGTACGCCAAGGTCTGA
- a CDS encoding carbohydrate ABC transporter permease, with amino-acid sequence MSAVPSSEPVVTAGGPSTPPPASVNPRGLSSRAGKARRRLSNPWASGIAIVLAVLWTLPTAGLLVTSFRPQADITRTGWWTIFTGDVTFTLDNYANALTGNTNLANFFVNSIVITLPSVIIPISIALLAAYAFAWIDFPGRDWLFVAVFALQVVPIQVTMIPLLRTFVNVGLAGSFWTVWLAHSIFALPLAIFLLHNFMKDIPRSLVEAARVDGAGHVQIFFRVIMPLLVPAIAAFGIFQFLWVWNDLLVALVFVGGQPDVAPLTVRVAELSGTRGGAWHLLSAGAFISMIVPLIVFLSLQRYFVRGLLAGSVKG; translated from the coding sequence ATGAGCGCCGTGCCGTCGTCCGAACCCGTCGTGACCGCGGGCGGGCCGAGCACGCCACCCCCCGCATCGGTCAACCCGCGCGGGCTGAGCTCGCGCGCCGGGAAGGCCCGCCGCCGCCTGTCGAACCCGTGGGCGTCGGGCATCGCGATCGTGCTCGCGGTCCTGTGGACGCTGCCGACGGCCGGGCTGCTCGTGACGTCGTTCCGCCCTCAGGCGGACATCACCCGCACGGGCTGGTGGACGATCTTCACGGGCGACGTCACGTTCACGCTCGACAACTACGCGAACGCGCTCACCGGCAACACCAATCTGGCGAACTTCTTCGTCAACTCGATCGTCATCACGCTGCCCAGCGTGATCATCCCGATCAGCATCGCCCTGCTCGCGGCGTACGCGTTCGCGTGGATCGACTTCCCGGGGCGCGACTGGCTCTTCGTGGCCGTGTTCGCGCTCCAGGTGGTGCCGATCCAGGTCACGATGATCCCGCTGCTGCGCACGTTCGTGAACGTGGGCCTGGCGGGCTCGTTCTGGACCGTGTGGCTGGCGCACTCGATCTTCGCGCTGCCGCTGGCGATCTTCCTGCTGCACAACTTCATGAAGGACATCCCGCGGTCGCTCGTCGAGGCCGCGCGGGTGGACGGCGCCGGGCACGTGCAGATCTTCTTCCGCGTCATCATGCCGTTGCTCGTCCCCGCGATCGCGGCGTTCGGGATCTTCCAGTTCCTGTGGGTGTGGAACGACCTGCTCGTCGCGCTCGTGTTCGTCGGCGGTCAGCCTGACGTCGCCCCGCTCACGGTGCGCGTCGCCGAGCTGTCCGGCACGCGCGGCGGCGCCTGGCACCTGCTCTCGGCAGGCGCGTTCATCTCGATGATCGTCCCGCTCATCGTCTTCCTGTCGCTCCAGCGTTACTTCGTGCGCGGCCTGCTGGCCGGGTCCGTGAAGGGCTGA
- a CDS encoding carbohydrate ABC transporter permease has product MDWLTSATSTGQKFTLMLIAIVLFVVVVGVILWLVDRPKNPSKWVLVAGFLGLPVLGLAFGLVYPAIDTIRNSFLDRTGTRFIGFDNYVHAFTNSEFLLVLRNTAIWVLLVPIAATFIGLVYAVVVDRSRFQRFAKALIFLPMAISMVGAGIIWRFVYEFRPVQGEIQQIGLLNQVLVWLGIPPQQFLIDQPWNTLFLIVVLIWIQTGFAMTLLSASIRAIPDDIVEAARLDGLSGVGMFRYITVPSIRPALVVVLTTIAITTLKVFDIVRTMTGGQFGTSVVANEFYTQSFLRTQPGLGAALAVLLFILVIPIIVYNVRQLRLAEEVR; this is encoded by the coding sequence ATGGACTGGCTCACCTCGGCCACGAGCACCGGTCAGAAGTTCACGCTCATGCTGATCGCGATCGTGCTGTTCGTCGTCGTCGTCGGCGTGATCCTCTGGCTGGTCGACCGCCCCAAGAACCCGTCGAAGTGGGTGCTGGTGGCCGGATTCCTCGGCCTGCCGGTGCTGGGGCTCGCGTTCGGGCTCGTCTACCCGGCGATCGACACGATCCGCAACTCGTTCCTGGACCGGACCGGCACGCGGTTCATCGGGTTCGACAACTACGTCCACGCGTTCACCAACAGCGAGTTCCTCCTGGTGCTGCGCAACACAGCCATCTGGGTGCTCCTCGTACCGATCGCGGCGACCTTCATCGGGCTGGTGTACGCCGTCGTCGTCGACCGCAGCCGGTTCCAGCGGTTCGCAAAGGCGCTCATCTTCCTGCCGATGGCGATCTCGATGGTCGGCGCGGGCATCATCTGGCGGTTCGTCTACGAGTTCCGGCCTGTGCAGGGTGAGATCCAGCAGATCGGCCTGCTCAACCAGGTGCTGGTCTGGCTGGGCATCCCGCCGCAGCAGTTCCTCATCGACCAGCCGTGGAACACGCTCTTCCTCATCGTCGTCCTCATCTGGATCCAGACCGGCTTCGCGATGACGCTGCTGTCGGCCTCGATCCGCGCCATCCCCGACGACATCGTCGAGGCCGCCCGGCTCGACGGGCTCTCCGGCGTGGGCATGTTCCGCTACATCACCGTGCCGAGCATCCGGCCCGCCCTCGTCGTCGTCCTCACGACGATCGCGATCACCACGCTGAAGGTCTTCGACATCGTGCGCACCATGACGGGCGGCCAGTTCGGCACCTCGGTCGTGGCGAACGAGTTCTACACCCAGTCGTTCCTGCGGACGCAGCCCGGGCTGGGTGCGGCGCTCGCGGTGCTGCTGTTCATCCTGGTGATCCCGATCATCGTCTACAACGTGCGGCAGCTCCGGCTCGCCGAGGAGGTCCGATGA
- a CDS encoding diacylglycerol/lipid kinase family protein, with amino-acid sequence MGWELWLAIAAVAFASVALTLALVLWRRTHPRPAVGPLPATEHESERGQQVAVVINPSKEGADDVVERVKQVCADAALPAPLFYETTIEEPGGAQAKAALAAGASVVVAAGGDGTVRAVAGAMVGSTVPMAVLPVGTGNLLARNLDLPLTSVDDAMAVVVSGRDRRIDVGWARVTEIELGLDGEPRADAATPGDTQVFLVIAGLGFDAAMVADADDTLKRRVGWIAYFLAGVRHLHGRRLQVQVSLDGGEPVTTRLRSIMVGNCGRLPGGVTLLPDAEIDDGVLDVAAIDTRGGLAGWAQLLGEVVMQGAGLHNDLPGKIGRIDHARARRTRIRVAGGEHAQVDGDPMGRVLELEIWVDPGALLVRAG; translated from the coding sequence ATGGGTTGGGAACTGTGGCTGGCGATCGCTGCCGTGGCGTTCGCGAGCGTCGCGCTCACGCTGGCGCTGGTGCTGTGGCGCCGCACCCACCCGCGCCCCGCCGTCGGGCCGCTGCCCGCCACGGAGCACGAGAGCGAGCGGGGCCAGCAGGTCGCCGTCGTCATCAACCCGTCCAAGGAGGGCGCCGACGACGTCGTCGAACGGGTCAAGCAGGTGTGCGCGGACGCGGCGCTGCCGGCGCCGCTGTTCTACGAGACGACGATCGAGGAGCCGGGCGGGGCGCAGGCGAAGGCGGCGCTGGCCGCGGGGGCGAGCGTCGTCGTCGCGGCGGGCGGGGACGGCACGGTGCGCGCCGTCGCGGGGGCGATGGTCGGCAGCACCGTGCCGATGGCGGTGCTGCCGGTGGGCACGGGCAACCTGCTGGCCCGCAACCTGGACCTGCCGCTGACGTCGGTCGACGACGCGATGGCGGTGGTGGTCAGCGGCCGCGACCGGCGGATCGACGTCGGCTGGGCGCGCGTCACCGAGATCGAGCTGGGCCTGGACGGCGAGCCGCGCGCCGACGCCGCGACCCCGGGCGACACGCAGGTGTTCCTCGTCATCGCCGGTCTCGGCTTCGACGCCGCGATGGTGGCCGACGCCGACGACACCCTCAAGCGCCGGGTCGGCTGGATCGCGTACTTCCTCGCCGGGGTGCGGCACCTGCACGGGCGCCGTCTGCAGGTGCAGGTCAGCCTCGACGGCGGTGAGCCGGTCACCACACGTCTGCGCAGCATCATGGTGGGCAACTGCGGCCGCCTGCCCGGCGGCGTCACGCTGCTGCCCGACGCCGAGATCGACGACGGCGTGCTCGACGTCGCCGCGATCGACACGCGCGGCGGGCTGGCCGGCTGGGCGCAACTCCTCGGCGAGGTGGTCATGCAGGGTGCGGGCCTGCACAACGACCTGCCCGGCAAGATCGGGCGCATCGACCACGCCCGTGCCCGCCGCACGCGCATCCGTGTGGCGGGCGGCGAGCACGCCCAGGTGGACGGCGACCCGATGGGCCGGGTGCTCGAGCTGGAGATCTGGGTGGATCCTGGCGCGCTGCTCGTCCGGGCCGGATAG
- a CDS encoding EamA family transporter gives MPAPALFLVSGLTLYAGAAVAVGLFERIGAPAVGWWRIVLAAVVLVAWRRPWRRRWSRRALLLAAAFGVALAVMNVAFYIGIDHLPLGVAVAIEFCGPVVVAAVTGRGWRERGAIVVAAAGVVLLAGVTLETVGYDDAVVGLLAIATAAACWAGYIVLGKRVAGAGAGIDSLTVGMVAGALVLAPFFGHTAAVVVPDLGMLAFLLVVALCSSVVPYVLDQVVLRRVGTAAFAVLTALLPATAVVVGAVVLAQVPTWPEVVGLVLVSGAIVMTARAR, from the coding sequence GTGCCCGCCCCCGCGCTCTTCCTCGTCTCCGGGCTCACGCTCTACGCCGGGGCCGCCGTCGCCGTCGGGCTGTTCGAGCGGATCGGTGCGCCCGCCGTCGGGTGGTGGCGGATCGTGCTGGCCGCCGTCGTGCTGGTCGCGTGGCGGCGGCCGTGGCGGCGCCGCTGGTCGCGGCGTGCGCTGCTGCTGGCCGCCGCGTTCGGCGTCGCCCTGGCGGTCATGAACGTCGCGTTCTACATCGGCATCGACCACCTGCCGCTGGGCGTCGCCGTCGCGATCGAGTTCTGCGGGCCCGTCGTGGTCGCGGCCGTGACCGGCCGCGGATGGCGGGAGCGCGGCGCCATCGTGGTGGCCGCCGCCGGCGTCGTGCTCCTGGCCGGGGTCACGCTGGAGACGGTGGGGTACGACGACGCCGTCGTCGGTCTCCTGGCGATCGCGACGGCGGCGGCCTGCTGGGCCGGGTACATCGTGCTGGGCAAGCGCGTCGCGGGTGCCGGCGCGGGGATCGACTCGCTGACCGTCGGCATGGTGGCCGGGGCGCTCGTGCTCGCGCCGTTCTTCGGCCACACCGCCGCCGTCGTCGTGCCCGACCTGGGGATGCTCGCGTTCCTGCTGGTCGTGGCGCTGTGCTCGTCGGTGGTGCCGTACGTGCTCGACCAGGTGGTGCTGCGCCGCGTCGGCACCGCGGCCTTCGCGGTGCTGACCGCGCTGCTGCCCGCGACCGCCGTCGTCGTCGGAGCGGTGGTGCTGGCGCAGGTGCCGACGTGGCCCGAGGTCGTGGGTCTCGTGCTCGTCTCCGGCGCGATTGTGATGACTGCACGGGCGCGCTGA
- a CDS encoding HAD family hydrolase, whose amino-acid sequence MVEPPRVGDPTPVVEPVETRWVEPTPVVEPVETRWVEPTPVVEPVETTPHPAPWLVALDIDGTLLNFDNTLSDAVRDAVRDVVAAGHHVVLASGRSLISMVPVAERLGISDGWMVCSNGSVTVRHDDAEASGWAITEMVTFNPEPALRRLAEKMPGARFAVEDVGIGFRLTEMFPEGELDGDHTVVGIEDLWSGDVTRVVVRAPEATNEEFHAAVAELGLADVTYAVGWSAWMDIAPLGVTKASGLEKVRAELGVPPERTLAIGDGHNDVDMLRWAARGVAMGDADAKVRAAASELTSPLAEDGAAQTLRTLLP is encoded by the coding sequence GTGGTTGAGCCGCCCCGGGTGGGTGACCCGACTCCGGTGGTTGAGCCTGTCGAAACCCGGTGGGTTGAGCCGACCCCGGTGGTTGAGCCTGTCGAAACCCGGTGGGTTGAGCCGACCCCGGTGGTTGAGCCTGTCGAAACCACCCCACACCCGGCCCCCTGGCTGGTCGCCCTCGACATCGACGGCACGCTCCTGAACTTCGACAACACCCTGTCGGACGCCGTCCGCGACGCCGTCCGCGACGTCGTCGCCGCAGGTCACCACGTCGTCCTCGCCTCAGGCCGCTCGCTGATCTCGATGGTTCCGGTCGCGGAGCGGCTCGGGATCTCCGACGGCTGGATGGTCTGCTCCAACGGTTCCGTCACGGTGCGGCACGACGACGCGGAGGCATCCGGCTGGGCGATCACCGAGATGGTCACGTTCAACCCGGAGCCTGCCCTGCGCCGTCTGGCGGAGAAGATGCCCGGGGCGCGGTTCGCCGTCGAGGACGTGGGCATCGGCTTCCGCCTCACGGAGATGTTCCCCGAGGGGGAGCTCGACGGCGACCACACCGTCGTCGGCATCGAGGACCTGTGGAGCGGTGACGTGACCCGCGTCGTCGTGCGCGCCCCGGAGGCCACGAACGAGGAGTTCCACGCCGCCGTCGCCGAGCTCGGCCTGGCCGACGTCACCTACGCCGTCGGCTGGTCGGCGTGGATGGACATCGCGCCGCTCGGCGTGACGAAGGCGTCCGGCCTGGAGAAGGTCCGTGCGGAGCTCGGCGTGCCGCCGGAGCGCACGCTGGCGATCGGCGACGGCCACAACGACGTCGACATGCTCCGCTGGGCGGCCCGCGGCGTCGCCATGGGCGACGCAGACGCCAAGGTCCGCGCGGCAGCATCGGAGCTCACGTCCCCCCTCGCGGAGGACGGCGCAGCCCAAACCCTCCGCACCCTCCTCCCGTAA
- a CDS encoding Ppx/GppA phosphatase family protein codes for MRLGVIDIGSNTVHVAVLDAAPGARPVPAASESVEVRLMRFLEPDGSISAEGVEALDAAVTRAAAVGQAQGTEQTLAIATSALREATNGPEVLAMLADRAGVPIEVLAGVDEARLTFLAARRWYGWGAGRLLLLDIGGGSLELAAGNDEVPELALSLPLGAGRMTREFLWEADPPSSDDVARLREHVRHRLGGSLAAGAAELVGDHVVATSKTFRSLARLAGMPRDVLGVGQRYRMRLAHLDDWTPRLARLSSEDRTVLPGIGPRRSRQIVAGAVVAAEAMRALRVDEVEICPWALREGAILRHLERL; via the coding sequence ATGCGCCTGGGAGTCATCGACATCGGGTCCAACACCGTCCACGTCGCGGTGCTCGACGCCGCGCCCGGCGCGCGGCCCGTGCCCGCGGCGTCGGAGTCGGTGGAGGTGCGCCTCATGCGCTTCCTCGAACCGGACGGGTCGATCTCCGCCGAGGGCGTCGAGGCGCTCGACGCGGCCGTGACCCGTGCCGCCGCCGTCGGGCAGGCTCAGGGCACCGAGCAGACGCTCGCCATCGCGACGTCGGCGCTGCGCGAGGCGACCAACGGGCCTGAGGTGCTCGCCATGCTCGCGGACCGTGCCGGGGTGCCCATCGAGGTGCTGGCCGGTGTCGACGAGGCCCGGCTGACCTTTCTCGCCGCGCGCCGCTGGTACGGCTGGGGCGCCGGCCGCCTGCTGCTGCTCGACATCGGCGGGGGATCGCTCGAGCTCGCCGCCGGGAACGACGAGGTCCCCGAGCTCGCACTGTCGCTCCCGCTCGGCGCCGGCCGGATGACGCGCGAGTTCCTCTGGGAGGCGGACCCGCCGTCGAGCGACGACGTCGCGAGGCTGCGCGAGCACGTGCGTCACCGGCTGGGCGGGTCGCTGGCCGCGGGCGCCGCGGAACTCGTCGGCGACCACGTCGTCGCCACCTCCAAGACCTTCCGCTCGCTCGCCCGGCTCGCGGGGATGCCCCGCGACGTGCTCGGCGTCGGGCAGCGGTACCGCATGCGGCTCGCGCACCTCGACGACTGGACCCCGCGCCTCGCACGGCTCTCCTCCGAGGACCGCACCGTGCTGCCCGGCATCGGGCCGCGACGATCCCGGCAGATCGTCGCCGGCGCCGTCGTGGCGGCGGAAGCGATGCGCGCGCTGCGCGTCGACGAGGTCGAGATCTGCCCGTGGGCGCTGCGCGAGGGCGCGATCCTGCGGCACCTCGAGCGGCTGTAG
- the serS gene encoding serine--tRNA ligase produces the protein MIDLRLLRDNPDVVRESQVARGDDPALVDAALDADARRRASLAAFEELRAEQKAMGKKVAQAQGDEKQALLARTRHLSDEVKSRSKDADDAAAALDAALWKISNVVEGAPAGGEDDYVVIQHVGTPRDFAAEGFEPQDHLALGEGLRAIDTARGAKVSGTRFYFLTGIGARLELAILNAAMDQAVQAGFTPVITPTLVKPETMRGTGFLGAHADEVYRLEKDDLYLVGTSEVALAGYHADEIIDLADGPARYAGWSACYRREAGSAGRDTRGIIRVHQFHKVEMFSYCRPEDAAEEHQRLLAWEEAMLAKVELPYRVIDTAAGDLGSSAARKFDCEAWLPTQNRWLELTSTSNCTTFQARRLGVRERTADGSTRNVATLNGTLGTTRWIVAILENHQQADGSVRVPEGLRPYLGGLEVLEPFGG, from the coding sequence GTGATCGACCTTCGTCTGCTGCGTGACAACCCCGACGTCGTCCGCGAGAGCCAGGTGGCCCGCGGCGACGACCCCGCCCTCGTGGACGCGGCGCTCGACGCCGACGCCCGCCGTCGTGCCTCCCTGGCGGCCTTCGAGGAGCTGCGCGCCGAGCAGAAGGCCATGGGCAAGAAGGTCGCCCAGGCCCAGGGCGACGAGAAGCAGGCGCTGCTCGCCCGCACCCGGCACCTCTCCGACGAGGTCAAGTCGCGCTCGAAGGACGCCGACGACGCCGCAGCCGCGCTCGACGCCGCCCTGTGGAAGATCTCGAACGTCGTCGAGGGCGCGCCCGCCGGCGGGGAGGACGACTACGTCGTCATCCAGCACGTCGGCACCCCCCGCGACTTCGCCGCCGAGGGATTCGAGCCGCAGGACCACCTCGCCCTCGGCGAGGGCCTGCGCGCCATCGACACCGCGCGCGGCGCGAAGGTCTCGGGCACCCGGTTCTACTTCCTCACCGGCATCGGCGCACGCCTCGAGCTCGCCATCCTCAACGCCGCCATGGACCAGGCCGTCCAGGCCGGGTTCACCCCCGTCATCACACCCACCCTGGTCAAGCCGGAGACCATGCGCGGCACCGGGTTCCTCGGCGCGCACGCCGACGAGGTCTACCGCCTCGAGAAGGACGACCTCTACCTGGTCGGCACCTCGGAGGTGGCGCTCGCGGGCTACCACGCCGACGAGATCATCGACCTCGCGGACGGCCCGGCGCGCTACGCCGGGTGGAGCGCCTGCTACCGCCGCGAGGCGGGCTCGGCGGGCCGGGACACGCGCGGCATCATCCGGGTGCACCAGTTCCACAAGGTCGAGATGTTCAGCTACTGCCGCCCGGAGGACGCCGCCGAGGAGCACCAGCGGCTGCTCGCCTGGGAGGAGGCCATGCTCGCCAAGGTCGAGCTGCCCTACCGGGTCATCGACACCGCGGCGGGGGACCTCGGGTCGAGCGCCGCCCGCAAGTTCGACTGCGAGGCGTGGCTGCCCACCCAGAACCGCTGGCTCGAGCTCACCTCGACGTCGAACTGCACCACGTTCCAGGCCCGCCGCCTGGGCGTGCGGGAGCGCACCGCCGACGGGTCGACCCGCAACGTCGCCACCCTCAACGGCACGCTCGGCACCACGCGCTGGATCGTCGCCATCCTGGAGAACCACCAGCAGGCGGACGGCTCGGTCCGCGTCCCCGAAGGGCTGCGCCCCTACCTGGGCGGCCTGGAGGTCCTGGAGCCCTTCGGTGGTTGA
- a CDS encoding ABC transporter substrate-binding protein, whose product MTRTPRNAGRRRVLAFGAGVASLALVLAACSSDGDGGDDGDGDGNGAAESSIDCSVFEEFGDLSGTTVSVYTSIVDPESQSHIDSYVPFTECTGVEISYEGSREFEAQLPVRVQAGNPPDIAIVNQPGNLRTLVRQFDAVVPAPASVDALVDENFSESWKTYGTVDGTFYAAPYDANVKSFVWYSPTAFADAGYEIPTTWDDLLELTDTIAADTGLPPWCAGVESGDATGWPGTDFIEDMVLRTAGIDVYNQWTEHEIPFNDPQIVEAWDEAAKILKDDANVNAGLGDVRSIATTPWSSAGFGILDGTCWLHRAANFYAAQWPEGTTVAEDGDVWAFYLPAMAEDERPTLVAGPFIAAFNDRPEVQAFQTYLASTDWSNEKAKVSPAGWVSANIHLDPSLLDTDFDRYTYDVLTDPATVAGYDASDQMPSEVGAGTFWSGIVNWLTGQTTQQVVDSIENSWPSD is encoded by the coding sequence ATGACACGCACACCCAGGAACGCCGGCCGACGGCGGGTTCTCGCGTTCGGCGCGGGGGTCGCCTCGCTCGCGCTGGTCCTCGCCGCCTGTTCGAGCGACGGCGACGGCGGTGACGACGGCGACGGCGACGGCAACGGCGCCGCCGAGTCCAGCATCGACTGCTCCGTCTTCGAGGAGTTCGGAGACCTCAGCGGCACCACCGTCAGTGTCTACACCTCGATCGTGGACCCCGAGTCGCAGTCGCACATCGACTCGTACGTGCCGTTCACCGAGTGCACGGGCGTCGAGATCAGCTACGAGGGCTCGCGCGAGTTCGAGGCCCAGCTCCCCGTGCGCGTCCAGGCGGGCAACCCGCCGGACATCGCCATCGTGAACCAGCCCGGCAACCTGCGGACGCTCGTGCGCCAGTTCGACGCCGTCGTCCCCGCCCCCGCATCCGTCGACGCGCTGGTCGACGAGAACTTCTCGGAGTCGTGGAAGACGTACGGCACCGTCGACGGCACGTTCTACGCCGCCCCCTACGACGCCAACGTGAAGTCGTTCGTCTGGTACTCGCCGACGGCCTTCGCCGACGCCGGCTACGAGATCCCGACGACGTGGGACGACTTGCTCGAGCTCACCGACACGATCGCGGCCGACACGGGCCTGCCGCCCTGGTGCGCCGGCGTCGAGTCGGGTGACGCGACCGGCTGGCCGGGCACCGACTTCATCGAAGACATGGTGCTGCGCACCGCGGGCATCGACGTCTACAACCAGTGGACGGAGCACGAGATCCCGTTCAACGACCCGCAGATCGTCGAGGCGTGGGACGAGGCCGCCAAGATCCTCAAGGACGACGCCAACGTCAACGCGGGCCTCGGCGACGTCCGGTCGATCGCGACCACGCCGTGGTCCAGCGCCGGGTTCGGCATCCTGGACGGCACGTGCTGGCTGCACCGCGCGGCGAACTTCTACGCGGCCCAGTGGCCCGAGGGCACGACGGTCGCCGAGGACGGCGACGTCTGGGCCTTCTACCTGCCGGCCATGGCGGAGGACGAGCGCCCGACCCTGGTGGCCGGCCCGTTCATCGCCGCGTTCAACGACCGGCCCGAGGTGCAGGCCTTCCAGACGTACCTCGCGAGCACCGACTGGTCGAACGAGAAGGCGAAGGTCAGCCCCGCGGGCTGGGTCAGCGCCAACATCCACCTCGACCCGTCCCTGCTCGACACGGACTTCGACCGGTACACCTACGACGTCCTGACCGACCCGGCGACGGTCGCGGGCTACGACGCCTCCGACCAGATGCCGTCCGAGGTCGGCGCCGGCACGTTCTGGTCCGGCATCGTCAACTGGCTCACCGGCCAGACGACGCAGCAGGTCGTCGACTCCATCGAGAACAGCTGGCCGAGCGACTGA
- a CDS encoding helix-turn-helix transcriptional regulator: MDNDVAARRAAHGWSQAELAKRLGVSRQTVISIERGRFDPSLPLAFRIARVFDARIEEVFDPGAES, translated from the coding sequence GTGGACAACGACGTCGCAGCCCGGCGCGCCGCGCACGGGTGGTCGCAGGCAGAGCTCGCGAAGCGGCTCGGCGTGTCCCGCCAGACGGTGATCTCGATCGAGCGGGGCCGCTTCGACCCGTCCCTGCCCCTCGCCTTCCGCATCGCCCGAGTCTTCGACGCGCGGATCGAGGAGGTCTTCGACCCGGGCGCCGAGAGCTGA
- the map gene encoding type I methionyl aminopeptidase → MIELRTPREIEEMRPAGRFVADVLLACRDAAKPGVNLLELDALAHQMIKDRGAESCYIDYHPSFGAMPFGKVICTSVNDAVLHGLPHDYVLQDGDLLSVDFAVSVDGWVADSALSVVVGTSPSAERLEADQKLIRTTEEALEAGIAAAVVGNKTGDIGAAIAAVARAAGYEINTDFGGHGVGRTMHGDPHVPNDGRPGRGFPLKPGLVIAVEPWFLETTDEIYTDPDGWTLRSADGSRGAHSEHTIAITEDGPIILTARE, encoded by the coding sequence ATGATCGAGCTGAGGACCCCGCGGGAGATCGAGGAGATGCGGCCCGCCGGCCGGTTCGTGGCCGACGTGCTGCTCGCCTGCCGTGACGCGGCGAAGCCGGGGGTGAACCTGCTGGAGCTCGACGCCCTCGCCCACCAGATGATCAAGGACCGCGGCGCCGAGTCCTGCTACATCGACTACCACCCGTCCTTCGGCGCGATGCCGTTCGGCAAGGTCATCTGCACCTCGGTCAACGACGCCGTGCTGCACGGGCTGCCCCACGACTACGTGCTGCAGGACGGCGACCTGCTCTCGGTCGACTTCGCCGTGTCGGTGGACGGGTGGGTCGCCGACTCCGCGCTGTCCGTCGTCGTCGGGACGTCGCCCTCTGCCGAGCGGCTCGAGGCGGACCAGAAGCTCATCCGGACCACGGAGGAAGCGCTGGAGGCCGGGATCGCGGCCGCCGTCGTCGGCAACAAGACGGGCGACATCGGCGCGGCCATCGCCGCCGTCGCACGCGCCGCGGGCTACGAGATCAACACCGACTTCGGCGGCCACGGCGTCGGGCGCACCATGCACGGCGACCCGCACGTGCCCAACGACGGCCGCCCGGGCCGGGGCTTCCCGCTCAAGCCGGGCCTGGTCATCGCCGTCGAGCCGTGGTTCCTGGAGACGACGGACGAGATCTACACCGACCCGGACGGCTGGACGCTGCGATCGGCCGACGGCTCCCGCGGCGCGCACAGCGAGCACACCATCGCCATCACGGAGGACGGCCCGATCATCCTGACGGCCCGCGAATAG